Proteins from a genomic interval of Mycolicibacterium grossiae:
- a CDS encoding YHS domain-containing protein, translating into MGRNLLAPAGDATTCPVMPGTPVDTTAAEAAGLFRDYRGRRYWFCCRGCGPRFDRDPDKYAGAA; encoded by the coding sequence GTGGGGAGGAACCTTCTCGCCCCCGCGGGCGACGCGACGACGTGTCCGGTGATGCCCGGCACGCCGGTCGACACGACGGCGGCGGAAGCCGCCGGCCTGTTCCGGGACTACCGCGGTCGACGGTACTGGTTCTGCTGTCGGGGATGCGGGCCGCGATTCGACCGCGACCCCGACAAGTACGCCGGCGCGGCATGA